The sequence below is a genomic window from Bactrocera neohumeralis isolate Rockhampton chromosome 4, APGP_CSIRO_Bneo_wtdbg2-racon-allhic-juicebox.fasta_v2, whole genome shotgun sequence.
atgttcctaggagtCGTCTCCGCATTAAGCAGACGACTGCGAAAGAAAAGTTATCAGGAGTTAAGACTTCCCTTTGTGTTTCTCAGGTTTCGGTAGTGGGTTTTCCACTCATCGGGTATTTGAAAATTGATCAGCGTCAAGTCGAGGACCTTGGTTAAGAAACTTACTCCTGTTCAGCGTAGGTGTTTTAGCATGTTTATTCCATCTGGCCCAATGCAGTCTCTTAACATTTTGCTCAGCCATCTGTTAACAAATGGATGGCTTTGTCGGTCGAGGAAAAGCACCAAACGGTTTTTACTCTGTAGTAGCGCACCTATTTTCGGGTGATATTCCAAAGATAACATGTAACAGGAAAAATGTATACATTAAATATTtggagctcgacatcgcctgaccgggTAGCTATAACTAATATACTAATTAGAATGGAAGTCATGGTTGTCAATGGTTGGCGCGAGGTGCACACCTGATACAGATAACATAGCTTGTGGTCCACTTCTTTCCTTTGGAGATGGGATAGAGCCTTCTGCCGCAGATGCAGCAGAAAATGACTTCAGGCCGGGGTTTGACTCAATGCCAGCTCCACTCGAGAGGATGCGGAGCAACACTGTTGTTAGGTTGTTGTAAAAAGTTAACGTACAGTTCCAAACAGGGTTATATCACCGAAATAACGGCACGGACAGGCTGTCATactgtatttttattgttgtatttgagTTCTTATTGTTGCTTATATGGTTGCTGGTATATCCACaactgttattaaaattttttaaattagtaatttaatttaaatattttcagcgTGAACCACTAATTTTCCTCATCATAATGCGATTAAACTTAAAGAGTTTCCTATTCGCACTCATCGCATTTGTAGTACTTACCGGCgtagtattatattatttttttccggAATTCTTATTCCCTCATAATTTGGTACACAGTTGGGATCGCCGACTAAGTATTCGCGACGGTTATGATTCAAACATAATAGGCGATGGGTTAAACTCTATTTCCGCCCCTCTTCAGAATATTGAATGCTGGATTAATCAAGAGTATTCGATACCGTGCAAGCAGAGCACAGAAAACCATGAAGTATACGtgccattttcatttttacggaACTATTTTGACATAAATGGTGCAATGGTATCAACCACAAGCAGTAGTCTAAAtgataatagcaacaacagagGTGATAGTGTGGTACCCCGATTTGCATGGTCACATAGTAACGCAAAAGTAAATGTGCCCAAAGGGAAGTACGATACTCGTGGACGCTTCGCTTACTTTGAAAACTACAATGTGGAGGTAAGTTTAtcaataaaatgtattattttaattgtgtcgtatttatttcgaatatatattcatttatgtTTATAGGTACGAGATCGTGTCAAATGCATAAGTGCAGTCGAAGGTGTGCCAATAAGTACGCAGTGGGAGAAAAGTGGATACTTTTATCCTACTCAAATTGCACAGTTCGCTTTGGCCCATTATAGTAAACATTTAGCTGAACCGCCACCAAAAATTAAGGTATTTTATCCTTTATAtacgtatgtgcatatatgtatgtaaatttttatgaatattactataacatattccAAGGTGCTTGAAGATGCCGATACTTATAAGGGAGTGTGGCATACACCAAAATCCAGCAATATTTCACGCATTTGGCATCCAAAATTTAACACATCTGTAATTCAATACGAAACAGCAATTGGCTATGACAGCGCAGTGAACATGAATGTTAATGAAACATTTGAACTAGTACTAAGCGTTGATCTGTTATTGGTCACTAATAGTAGTAGTCTTATGGTTACTCTGCAATCTCGTGAAACTAAACAAAATTACACATTGCACTACATACCCGCCGATTTGCGACTAAGTACTCAGGAGCATAACATATACTATGGCATGGGTACTAGTGCTATAAATAGATGGCGTCATATAACGCGAGATCTCTCAATCGACGTACAGAAAGGTTTAATAAACGGCATTGAAAAGAAACTACAATCTAAGATACGCCGCAATGATTTGCGTGTAACGTCGTTTGCGTTTCTCGGCGTTGGTTTCTTCGACAATATTACGCTTTCAACATACGATCATATGGCACATTTTTACGATGCTGCAGAATGGTTTATACATAATCAGGATGTAAAAAGCGGTGGTTGGCCGAATCCGGTAAAACGTAGCTTAAACGGTTTTCCCGAACTTCGAGCTGGCTGGCTTTCAGCTATGGGCCAAGGGCATGCGATTTCTGTGTTAGCCAGAGCATACTATCATTCCGGTGGTGATAAGCGGTATTTAAAATCAGCGGCATTA
It includes:
- the LOC126756405 gene encoding D-glucuronyl C5-epimerase B, encoding MFKNHTKVGISAKGATAAATFNQREPLIFLIIMRLNLKSFLFALIAFVVLTGVVLYYFFPEFLFPHNLVHSWDRRLSIRDGYDSNIIGDGLNSISAPLQNIECWINQEYSIPCKQSTENHEVYVPFSFLRNYFDINGAMVSTTSSSLNDNSNNRGDSVVPRFAWSHSNAKVNVPKGKYDTRGRFAYFENYNVEVRDRVKCISAVEGVPISTQWEKSGYFYPTQIAQFALAHYSKHLAEPPPKIKVLEDADTYKGVWHTPKSSNISRIWHPKFNTSVIQYETAIGYDSAVNMNVNETFELVLSVDLLLVTNSSSLMVTLQSRETKQNYTLHYIPADLRLSTQEHNIYYGMGTSAINRWRHITRDLSIDVQKGLINGIEKKLQSKIRRNDLRVTSFAFLGVGFFDNITLSTYDHMAHFYDAAEWFIHNQDVKSGGWPNPVKRSLNGFPELRAGWLSAMGQGHAISVLARAYYHSGGDKRYLKSAALGLKPFRVYSNEGGVLAQFMDKYYWYEEYPTTPPSFVLNGFIYSLLGLYDLNMTAPSSIGREAGQLFNQGMLSLKKMLLLYDTGSGTSYDLRHLSLGTAPNLARDDYHATHVSQLLLLSTIDSDPILMETAERWKGYMFGKRAKHN